One window from the genome of Oceanisphaera sp. IT1-181 encodes:
- a CDS encoding cupin domain-containing protein, producing the protein MLNMNFLESLSLPYHADHWQPSPANGVWRYPLEREQAESGHVTSLVRFEAGARFPEHLHPLGEEFWVLEGVFSDENGDYPAGTYARHPPGSRHGSFTEHGCTIFVKLNQFAIDDNKWLTVLPEQQLWISGSAGYRRLPLHHYNGVHTSVLHFPEGGTFPACCYKGGLELLVLTGSLTNTALAVSDTQDCTETSLEASTEKNDTYERLSWLRFAPGSQPHLQVAADTQLWVRTGHLSPD; encoded by the coding sequence ATGTTAAATATGAATTTCTTAGAATCCCTTTCCCTGCCTTATCACGCCGATCACTGGCAACCTTCGCCGGCGAACGGTGTGTGGCGTTATCCCCTTGAGCGAGAGCAAGCTGAAAGTGGCCATGTCACCAGCCTAGTACGCTTTGAGGCCGGCGCGCGCTTTCCTGAGCACCTGCATCCTTTGGGTGAAGAGTTTTGGGTGTTAGAGGGCGTGTTTTCCGACGAAAATGGCGATTATCCAGCCGGCACTTATGCGCGCCATCCACCGGGCAGTCGCCATGGCTCCTTTACAGAGCATGGCTGTACCATTTTTGTCAAACTCAATCAGTTTGCTATTGATGATAACAAGTGGCTAACAGTGTTACCGGAGCAGCAGTTATGGATCAGCGGTTCTGCCGGTTATCGGCGTTTACCGCTCCATCACTATAATGGCGTGCATACCAGCGTGCTGCACTTTCCAGAAGGCGGCACCTTTCCGGCTTGTTGTTATAAAGGTGGATTAGAGCTATTAGTATTAACGGGGAGCCTGACCAACACTGCGTTAGCTGTAAGTGATACGCAAGACTGCACTGAAACCAGTCTTGAAGCTAGCACTGAAAAAAATGACACTTACGAGCGCTTAAGCTGGCTGCGCTTTGCGCCCGGCAGTCAACCGCACTTACAAGTAGCGGCGGATACCCAATTGTGGGTAAGAACGGGGCATCTTTCGCCCGACTAA
- a CDS encoding peroxiredoxin C: protein MSVLVGRQAPDFTAAAVLGNGEIVENFNLKEFTKGKAAVLFFYPLDFTFVCPSELIAFDDRFEEFQKRGVEVIGVSIDSQFSHNAWRNTSVENGGIGQVKYPLVADIKHEICKAYDVEHPEAGVAFRGSFLIDNNGQVRHQVVNDLPLGRNIDEMLRMVDALQFHEEHGEVCPAQWEKGKQGMEASTEGVAKYLSQHSADLKR, encoded by the coding sequence ATGAGCGTATTGGTAGGCCGTCAGGCCCCTGACTTTACCGCTGCAGCTGTACTGGGCAATGGCGAAATCGTAGAAAACTTCAACCTGAAAGAATTCACCAAAGGCAAAGCGGCGGTATTGTTTTTCTACCCGCTGGACTTTACCTTTGTGTGCCCTTCAGAACTGATCGCCTTTGACGATCGTTTTGAAGAGTTCCAAAAGCGCGGTGTTGAAGTGATCGGCGTGTCCATTGACTCTCAGTTCAGCCACAACGCATGGCGTAACACCAGCGTTGAAAACGGCGGTATTGGCCAGGTTAAATACCCACTGGTTGCCGACATTAAGCACGAAATCTGTAAGGCTTACGACGTTGAGCACCCAGAAGCAGGCGTGGCTTTCCGTGGTTCTTTCTTGATCGATAACAATGGCCAGGTTCGTCACCAAGTAGTGAACGATCTGCCACTGGGTCGTAACATCGACGAAATGCTGCGCATGGTTGACGCACTGCAGTTCCACGAAGAGCACGGCGAAGTGTGCCCGGCACAGTGGGAAAAAGGCAAGCAAGGTATGGAAGCATCTACCGAAGGTGTTGCTAAGTACCTGAGCCAGCACTCGGCTGATCTTAAGCGTTAA
- a CDS encoding ATP-NAD kinase family protein: MFKIGLIINPLAGLGGSVGLKGSDDLAAQALALGAEPRALQRTALALAELAAVHEHFTVLTAAGDMGETVCQALNLSYQVCYHPESGLTTANDTKAAVNQLVAQDIDLLLFAGGDGTARDVCAVVPKNLCVLGIPAGVKIHSGVYGVTPAATGRLLAKLIAGEPVSLRSAEVMDIDETAFRAGLVQAKRYGDMLVPNDLSYVQAVKASGVESDELVLLDIADDIVERMQEAPDHYYIMGSGSTVAAVMARLGLPNTLLGVDLVHQQQVVASDLDAQRLYQLIHDKPTKLVITLIGGQGHIFGRGNQQLSPQVIRAVGQENIWLLATKRKLNALQGRPLRVDTNDPQLDQALSGLMRVITGFNDEVLVRVANPEFEA; encoded by the coding sequence ATGTTCAAAATTGGCTTGATTATCAATCCGCTGGCGGGGCTCGGCGGCAGTGTTGGCCTTAAGGGCAGCGACGACTTGGCCGCTCAAGCGCTCGCTTTGGGTGCCGAGCCGCGGGCCTTGCAACGCACAGCGTTGGCGCTGGCCGAGCTCGCGGCAGTGCATGAACACTTTACGGTGTTAACCGCAGCCGGCGACATGGGCGAAACCGTCTGCCAGGCGCTGAATTTATCCTATCAAGTGTGTTATCACCCCGAAAGCGGACTTACTACGGCAAACGATACAAAAGCGGCCGTGAACCAGCTAGTTGCGCAGGACATAGATTTATTGTTGTTTGCCGGAGGAGATGGCACGGCACGGGATGTGTGTGCCGTAGTACCTAAAAATCTGTGCGTGTTAGGCATACCGGCAGGTGTTAAAATTCACTCCGGTGTGTATGGCGTGACGCCGGCGGCCACCGGTCGCTTACTGGCCAAGCTTATTGCGGGCGAACCGGTGAGCTTACGGTCCGCTGAGGTGATGGACATAGACGAAACGGCGTTTCGAGCAGGTCTAGTGCAGGCCAAACGCTACGGTGACATGCTGGTACCCAATGATTTAAGCTATGTGCAGGCGGTAAAAGCGTCGGGCGTGGAGTCTGATGAACTGGTGCTGCTTGATATTGCCGATGACATTGTCGAGCGTATGCAAGAAGCGCCGGACCATTACTATATTATGGGCTCAGGCAGCACGGTGGCGGCAGTGATGGCTCGACTTGGGCTACCTAATACCTTGCTTGGTGTGGATCTCGTGCATCAGCAGCAGGTAGTGGCGAGTGATTTGGATGCACAGCGTTTATATCAACTGATCCATGATAAGCCTACTAAATTGGTGATCACCTTAATTGGAGGTCAGGGTCATATTTTTGGCCGAGGCAATCAACAGCTTAGCCCACAGGTGATACGTGCCGTAGGGCAAGAGAATATCTGGCTATTGGCGACTAAACGTAAGCTTAATGCGCTGCAAGGTCGCCCGTTGCGAGTAGACACGAACGATCCACAATTAGACCAAGCATTGAGCGGGTTAATGCGTGTGATCACAGGCTTTAATGATGAAGTTTTGGTGCGGGTGGCAAACCCGGAATTTGAGGCGTAA
- a CDS encoding TIGR02647 family protein produces the protein MRYESSSLHELNLLLNFDLDTTQQGIKVHKDAEPTVVAAAKSLYDKGLITLNDGGYLTDLGRDACLHAQSLLTLLRAPAMA, from the coding sequence ATGCGCTATGAGTCTTCATCATTACACGAACTTAATTTGTTGCTGAATTTTGACTTAGACACCACACAACAGGGTATTAAGGTGCATAAAGATGCGGAGCCTACTGTGGTGGCTGCCGCGAAATCTTTATATGACAAAGGCTTAATTACCTTAAATGACGGCGGCTATTTAACCGACCTAGGCCGTGATGCTTGCCTGCATGCACAGTCTTTGTTGACGCTGCTGCGCGCGCCAGCAATGGCTTAG
- a CDS encoding DUF2982 domain-containing protein produces MSLITQRMEERVAKQGRETQHIAPMSRHNGVALTAAGLVLMPSVLAVGYWLDGRAQLVMVFLFLAGMIMALLGVLKLREPEFSFSLSSEHLHFHHKVGGWSLHWSNVVRVDQPRLSRGLDLVDLPYIGLKIRDYDEFLPLMTPRLAVHLLTEQRPLLSMALRYGAIERHELQDWLIEDSQYRSLNGQHYQGVTAMLGHRMGHLRDLYGYDLLIHESSLDREAGEFVTLLRSYVASSRAPDNAEREYSA; encoded by the coding sequence ATGAGTTTAATAACACAGCGGATGGAAGAACGAGTGGCAAAACAGGGGCGTGAAACGCAACACATAGCACCCATGTCTCGACATAATGGCGTGGCGTTAACGGCTGCGGGGTTAGTGTTAATGCCCTCGGTGCTGGCCGTGGGCTATTGGCTGGATGGTCGCGCGCAATTGGTGATGGTGTTTTTGTTTTTAGCCGGCATGATCATGGCTTTACTGGGGGTGCTGAAATTGCGCGAGCCCGAATTTAGTTTTTCATTGAGCTCGGAGCATCTGCATTTTCATCATAAAGTGGGCGGTTGGAGCCTACATTGGAGTAATGTAGTACGCGTTGATCAACCTAGGCTGTCACGCGGGCTGGACTTAGTCGACTTGCCTTATATCGGCCTTAAAATTCGTGATTATGATGAGTTTTTGCCCTTGATGACGCCCCGCTTAGCGGTGCACTTACTCACCGAACAACGGCCTTTATTATCGATGGCACTGCGTTATGGCGCCATTGAGCGCCATGAACTGCAAGATTGGTTAATCGAAGACAGTCAGTATCGCTCGCTTAACGGCCAACACTACCAAGGCGTTACCGCCATGCTCGGCCATCGCATGGGCCATTTACGGGACTTGTACGGTTATGACTTATTAATCCACGAGTCATCACTGGATCGCGAAGCCGGGGAGTTTGTGACCTTATTACGCAGCTATGTCGCCAGCTCACGCGCGCCGGATAACGCTGAACGCGAATATTCAGCCTAA
- a CDS encoding DUF1107 domain-containing protein: MRIFQKYQPLLVAKHVKGFFSGRVYIQGRGDFSYAKGMLIMPDDAKPEHQDTVQEINQLIAELQANAMAA; this comes from the coding sequence ATGCGTATATTTCAGAAGTATCAGCCGTTATTAGTGGCGAAACATGTAAAGGGATTTTTCAGCGGGCGGGTATATATTCAGGGCCGCGGCGATTTTAGTTACGCCAAAGGCATGCTCATTATGCCGGACGACGCTAAGCCAGAGCACCAAGACACGGTGCAGGAAATCAACCAGCTGATCGCCGAACTGCAAGCCAACGCCATGGCAGCTTAG
- a CDS encoding universal stress protein has protein sequence MTAQTKEVMMPYRNILLALELNAREKPLLKRALELAESHQAKLHIIHVSPELGSIYTGSLSLDLRQLKNKLRLENGYEIMQMLKKEAFNASSISLPNGDIRQAVQNAVKQQGADLLICGRQQERPFFGHLFSNSSGFLDIDGCDLLVIKLSDKNPTEP, from the coding sequence ATGACCGCCCAAACCAAGGAGGTCATGATGCCCTATCGTAATATATTGCTGGCACTGGAGCTTAACGCCCGCGAAAAGCCGCTGTTAAAGCGGGCGCTAGAACTGGCCGAAAGTCATCAGGCTAAGCTGCACATTATTCATGTCTCGCCCGAGCTTGGCAGCATTTATACCGGCAGTTTAAGCTTGGACTTACGCCAGCTTAAAAATAAGCTTCGCCTTGAAAATGGCTATGAGATCATGCAGATGCTGAAAAAAGAGGCGTTTAACGCTAGCAGCATTTCTCTGCCCAATGGCGATATTCGCCAAGCCGTACAAAACGCCGTTAAACAGCAAGGGGCCGACTTATTAATTTGTGGACGACAGCAAGAACGCCCTTTTTTCGGCCATCTGTTTTCTAATTCTAGTGGTTTTCTCGACATAGACGGCTGTGATCTCTTAGTGATCAAGCTGTCCGATAAAAATCCTACCGAGCCTTAA
- the aroC gene encoding chorismate synthase: MAGNSIGTLFRVSTFGESHGIALGAVVDGVPPGIELCEADLQQDLDRRKPGTSRFTTQRREADEVRILSGVFEGKTTGTSIGLLIENTDQRSKDYSDIKDLFRPGHADYTYHQKYGIRDYRGGGRSSARETAMRVAAGAIAKKVLAKYGVSIFGHLTQLGPINAEAFDKSVIETNPFFFADAGKLEELDQYMRDLKKEGNSIGAKIQVVAQGVPVGLGEPVFDRLDADIAHALMSINAVKGVEIGDGFAVVEQKGSEHRDEMQPDGFASNHAGGILGGISSGQDIVASIALKPTSSIMVPGNTINTTGEAAELVTRGRHDPCVGIRAVPIAEAMLAIVLLDHLLMHRGQNAEVFTLTPKLT; the protein is encoded by the coding sequence ATGGCAGGGAACAGTATTGGTACTCTTTTTCGCGTTTCAACCTTTGGTGAAAGCCACGGGATTGCCTTAGGCGCAGTCGTGGACGGTGTACCGCCCGGTATTGAACTATGCGAAGCGGACTTACAGCAAGATCTCGACCGTCGTAAGCCCGGCACCTCGCGCTTTACCACCCAAAGACGTGAAGCCGACGAAGTGCGCATTTTAAGCGGCGTATTTGAAGGCAAAACCACCGGCACTTCGATTGGCCTCTTGATTGAAAATACCGATCAGCGCTCTAAAGATTATTCCGATATTAAAGACCTGTTTCGCCCGGGGCACGCGGACTATACCTATCACCAAAAATACGGCATTCGTGATTATCGCGGTGGCGGTCGCTCCTCGGCTCGCGAAACCGCGATGCGCGTGGCGGCCGGTGCTATCGCTAAAAAGGTGTTGGCGAAATACGGCGTGTCCATTTTTGGTCATCTTACGCAGCTCGGCCCGATTAACGCCGAAGCCTTCGATAAAAGCGTGATTGAAACTAATCCGTTCTTTTTTGCCGATGCGGGCAAACTGGAAGAGCTAGATCAGTACATGCGCGACTTGAAAAAAGAAGGCAACTCCATTGGTGCCAAAATTCAGGTGGTGGCGCAAGGCGTACCCGTTGGGTTAGGCGAGCCGGTATTTGACCGCTTAGATGCAGACATTGCCCATGCGTTAATGAGCATTAACGCGGTAAAAGGCGTCGAAATTGGGGATGGTTTTGCAGTAGTCGAGCAAAAAGGCTCTGAGCACCGTGACGAAATGCAGCCCGATGGTTTTGCTAGCAACCATGCCGGCGGCATCTTGGGTGGCATTTCTAGCGGCCAAGACATAGTGGCCAGCATAGCGCTGAAACCCACTTCCAGCATTATGGTGCCCGGCAATACCATTAACACTACCGGCGAAGCGGCCGAATTAGTGACCCGTGGCCGCCACGATCCGTGTGTGGGTATTCGTGCGGTACCTATCGCCGAAGCCATGTTGGCCATCGTATTACTGGATCATCTGTTGATGCACCGCGGCCAAAACGCCGAAGTGTTTACACTGACGCCTAAGCTCACTTAA
- the modF gene encoding molybdate ABC transporter ATP-binding protein ModF yields MTAISNAAICIDSAEFAISDQHQLTISQLEVQSGQCWSFVGANGSGKTALARALAGELTLLNGTLHNSFNAIEWVSFEQLQALADREREQDESDLLDYQDPGHTARQIMQELGGDAEQLNTLAARFGISDLLDRSFRLLSTGETRKVLLCRALLQNPELLILDEPFDGLDVDAHAGLMSLLQELVSAGQTLVLIVNRLEELPDFSDQLGILTECDLSVTGPRTEVSASLELSQLRHLASLEATQQALPPADPDAVRRQLDADTPRIQMRNMQVSYGDKQILTGLNWQVDPGQHWQVIGPNGAGKSTLLSLVTGDHPQGYSNDLTLFGRRRGSGESIWDIKQHIGYVSTSMQQDYRVTATPKAVILSGFFDSIGVYQQPVSTQLALAEQWLNLLGMRHLANEPFRHLSYGQQRLLLIARAMVKHPPILILDEPLQGLDSFNRHWVKRWIDLLVAEGGTQLLFVSHHQQDAPSCISHRLTFVPDGDGYRYDITEA; encoded by the coding sequence ATGACCGCTATTTCTAATGCCGCTATTTGTATTGATAGTGCCGAGTTTGCTATTAGTGACCAGCATCAATTGACTATTTCTCAGCTCGAGGTGCAGTCAGGCCAATGTTGGAGCTTTGTGGGGGCGAATGGCAGCGGTAAAACCGCCTTGGCGCGCGCCTTGGCTGGTGAACTCACCTTGCTCAATGGAACGCTGCACAATAGTTTTAACGCCATAGAATGGGTGTCGTTTGAACAGTTGCAAGCCTTGGCGGACAGAGAGCGCGAGCAAGATGAAAGTGACTTGCTGGATTATCAAGACCCTGGGCACACGGCGCGCCAAATAATGCAAGAGCTGGGTGGTGATGCCGAGCAATTAAACACACTGGCCGCGCGCTTTGGTATTAGCGACTTGTTAGATCGCAGCTTTCGACTACTCTCGACCGGCGAAACCCGTAAAGTGCTGTTGTGCCGCGCTTTGTTACAAAACCCGGAGTTGCTGATTTTAGATGAACCCTTCGACGGCTTAGACGTGGACGCCCACGCCGGTTTAATGAGCTTGTTGCAAGAGTTAGTCAGCGCAGGCCAGACCTTGGTACTGATTGTAAACCGCTTAGAAGAGCTGCCGGACTTTAGCGATCAGCTCGGCATTCTCACCGAGTGCGATCTCAGCGTCACGGGCCCACGCACTGAAGTTAGTGCCTCCTTAGAGCTCAGCCAATTGCGCCATTTGGCAAGCCTAGAGGCGACCCAGCAAGCATTGCCACCGGCAGATCCCGATGCAGTACGCCGCCAGCTAGATGCAGACACGCCGCGGATCCAGATGCGAAATATGCAAGTCAGCTATGGGGATAAGCAGATTTTAACCGGCTTAAACTGGCAGGTAGACCCCGGCCAACACTGGCAAGTAATTGGCCCGAACGGCGCCGGTAAATCCACGTTGCTGAGTTTGGTGACCGGCGACCATCCGCAAGGTTACAGCAACGATTTGACCTTATTTGGCCGTCGGCGCGGCAGTGGCGAAAGCATCTGGGACATTAAGCAGCACATCGGTTATGTCAGCACCAGTATGCAGCAAGATTACCGCGTTACGGCCACCCCCAAGGCGGTGATTTTATCCGGATTTTTTGACTCCATTGGCGTGTATCAACAGCCCGTCAGCACTCAATTAGCACTGGCCGAACAATGGCTTAATTTGCTCGGCATGAGACATTTAGCCAATGAGCCGTTTCGCCATCTCTCATATGGCCAGCAGCGCTTGTTATTGATTGCGCGCGCCATGGTAAAGCACCCGCCGATTTTAATTTTGGATGAGCCATTGCAAGGCTTAGACAGCTTTAATCGCCATTGGGTAAAGCGCTGGATTGATTTACTGGTAGCTGAAGGTGGCACTCAACTGTTGTTTGTCTCTCACCATCAGCAAGATGCGCCCAGCTGCATCAGCCATCGTCTCACCTTCGTGCCCGACGGCGACGGTTATCGGTATGATATTACCGAAGCGTAA
- the smrB gene encoding endonuclease SmrB produces the protein MTPSPFPEDDDQALFKAAVQGVRKIKQDTIIPHRAPVKVKAQRQMVRKDRAQAHPFSDVYEPYLDQEGPTRYREPDTSAYELKKLRRGDYVPEFFLDLHGLTQEQAKNELSALLLAAKRQHVQCVSIMHGHGKNILKQRLPMWLVQHPQVLAFHQATRAWGGDAALLVLLRIEI, from the coding sequence ATGACCCCCTCTCCTTTCCCAGAAGACGACGATCAAGCGCTCTTTAAAGCAGCGGTGCAGGGTGTCCGCAAAATAAAGCAGGATACCATAATTCCGCATCGGGCACCGGTCAAGGTAAAAGCCCAGCGACAAATGGTACGCAAAGACAGGGCGCAAGCGCACCCTTTTTCTGATGTTTATGAACCTTATTTAGATCAAGAAGGCCCCACGCGCTATCGCGAGCCCGATACCTCAGCCTATGAGCTAAAAAAACTGCGCCGAGGCGACTATGTGCCTGAGTTTTTTTTAGACTTACACGGCTTAACGCAAGAACAAGCCAAAAACGAGTTATCAGCGCTATTGTTGGCTGCTAAGCGCCAGCACGTGCAGTGTGTGTCCATCATGCATGGCCACGGTAAGAATATTTTAAAACAACGCCTGCCCATGTGGTTGGTGCAGCACCCGCAAGTATTGGCGTTTCACCAAGCCACCCGCGCCTGGGGCGGCGATGCCGCTTTGCTGGTGCTGTTAAGGATAGAGATTTAA
- the sixA gene encoding phosphohistidine phosphatase SixA, translating into MMPAVEKAGSPESEVEMNIFVMRHGQAAPEASTDALRSLTEQGRDEVSLMAHWLAPQVTLFDLVLVSPYVRAQQTWLQLSKDIPSLHVETCDQLTPSCDADLAASLILAYGDRYPNGNILIVSHMPLVGYLVESLCSGIMAPIFVTSGIAKVTVNKGAGGMLAWLEGPHNIQAHYRPTFQALRSLG; encoded by the coding sequence ATGATGCCCGCCGTTGAAAAGGCGGGTTCGCCGGAAAGTGAGGTGGAGATGAATATCTTTGTCATGCGCCATGGTCAAGCAGCGCCAGAAGCATCTACTGATGCGTTACGATCGCTGACCGAGCAAGGAAGAGACGAAGTTAGTTTAATGGCGCACTGGTTAGCGCCCCAAGTCACACTGTTCGATCTGGTACTGGTCAGTCCTTATGTGCGTGCCCAGCAAACGTGGCTGCAGTTATCGAAAGACATACCGAGCTTGCACGTAGAAACCTGCGACCAGCTGACACCCAGTTGCGACGCGGACTTGGCTGCTAGCCTAATACTGGCTTACGGTGACAGGTATCCAAACGGCAATATCTTGATCGTCAGCCATATGCCCTTGGTGGGGTATTTAGTCGAAAGCCTGTGCAGTGGCATAATGGCGCCTATTTTCGTGACCTCAGGCATCGCCAAAGTGACGGTAAATAAAGGTGCGGGCGGCATGCTGGCGTGGCTAGAAGGCCCACACAATATTCAGGCTCATTACAGGCCCACTTTTCAAGCATTGAGATCATTAGGATAG
- a CDS encoding TIGR02808 family protein: MEIVQEVFWELLGDLATPALFVAGFIGLAVVSCVVLMKLEKKRHN, translated from the coding sequence ATGGAAATAGTACAAGAAGTCTTCTGGGAATTACTGGGCGATTTGGCCACTCCCGCACTGTTTGTGGCAGGCTTTATCGGCTTGGCAGTGGTGAGCTGTGTGGTGCTGATGAAGCTTGAAAAAAAGCGCCATAACTAA
- a CDS encoding elongation factor P hydroxylase yields MSFCYSDLISLFNQCFAASYNTRLELSDGEPIYLPADSQIDHHRILFAHGFFASALHEVAHWLLAGDARRLQEDYGYWYCPDGRDGEQQSQFEGVEVKPQAIEWALSLCCGFNFNVSCDNLNGSVEPDRHAFKVRVQEQALHYVKLGFPERVQTLMQALAKHYGQALPTAASFSL; encoded by the coding sequence ATGTCATTTTGCTACTCTGATCTCATTTCCCTGTTTAACCAATGTTTTGCCGCCAGTTACAATACGCGCCTTGAGTTGAGCGACGGCGAGCCTATTTATTTGCCAGCCGACAGCCAGATTGATCATCACCGCATCTTGTTTGCTCATGGCTTTTTTGCCAGTGCGCTGCATGAAGTAGCGCACTGGCTGTTAGCCGGTGACGCACGTCGCTTACAAGAAGATTATGGCTACTGGTATTGCCCCGATGGTCGAGATGGCGAGCAACAAAGCCAGTTTGAAGGCGTAGAAGTGAAGCCCCAAGCCATTGAATGGGCATTATCACTGTGTTGCGGCTTTAATTTTAATGTCAGCTGCGACAACTTAAACGGCAGCGTTGAGCCAGACCGCCATGCCTTTAAAGTGCGAGTGCAAGAGCAAGCGCTGCATTATGTAAAGCTGGGCTTTCCCGAGCGCGTCCAGACCTTAATGCAGGCATTAGCGAAGCACTATGGTCAAGCTTTACCAACGGCGGCCAGTTTTAGCTTGTGA
- the prmB gene encoding 50S ribosomal protein L3 N(5)-glutamine methyltransferase has protein sequence MDTLINEEALIELHTIGDWLRFSVSHFQQAGLFYGHGTDNDWDEAVQLILPLLHLPQGCPPQIQNARLLTSERKLLLDALKVRVEQRIPTPYITHTAWFAGFEFYVDERVLIPRSPIAELIDGRFAPWLALEPKRILDMCTGSGCIAIALAHSFPDAEVDALDISRDALDVAEINIQNHGLEQQVTPIESDIFSALPKGDKYDLMVVNPPYVDEEDMSDLPEEFQHEPELALASGFDGLDFTRRLLAEACDFLSEDGLLVLEVGNSQIHMEEAYPELPLTWIEFEKGGHGVCVISRRDLVPFQAQF, from the coding sequence TTGGACACGCTTATTAATGAAGAAGCGCTCATAGAGCTGCATACAATAGGGGACTGGCTACGTTTTTCCGTCAGCCATTTTCAACAAGCCGGCTTGTTTTATGGCCACGGCACCGACAACGATTGGGACGAAGCCGTACAGCTGATACTGCCTTTGTTGCACCTGCCACAAGGTTGCCCGCCACAAATCCAAAATGCCCGCTTACTGACCAGTGAGCGCAAACTACTGCTGGACGCACTAAAAGTGCGAGTCGAGCAGCGCATTCCTACGCCTTATATTACCCATACCGCTTGGTTTGCAGGTTTCGAGTTTTATGTGGATGAGCGGGTGTTGATCCCTCGCTCGCCCATTGCAGAACTGATCGATGGCCGTTTTGCGCCTTGGTTGGCCCTAGAGCCTAAGCGTATTTTAGATATGTGTACCGGCTCTGGCTGTATTGCCATCGCCTTGGCGCACAGTTTCCCGGATGCAGAAGTGGATGCACTGGATATTTCTCGCGATGCACTGGATGTGGCGGAAATCAATATCCAAAACCACGGCCTTGAGCAGCAAGTGACGCCTATTGAGTCCGACATTTTCTCGGCACTGCCTAAAGGCGATAAATACGACTTGATGGTGGTGAATCCGCCCTACGTCGACGAAGAAGACATGAGCGACTTGCCGGAAGAGTTTCAGCATGAGCCGGAATTGGCGTTGGCCTCTGGCTTTGATGGTTTGGACTTTACTCGCCGTTTATTGGCCGAGGCCTGCGACTTCTTATCAGAAGATGGCCTGCTCGTGCTGGAAGTGGGCAACAGCCAAATCCATATGGAAGAGGCGTATCCTGAGTTGCCGCTCACCTGGATAGAGTTTGAAAAGGGTGGCCATGGCGTGTGCGTGATCAGCCGCCGCGATCTGGTGCCTTTTCAAGCGCAGTTTTAA
- the rnt gene encoding ribonuclease T codes for MTATATLTQLNERFRGYYPVVIDVETGGFNAKTDALLEIAAITLKMDKNGWLVPDQTFHFHVAPFEGANLEPAALAFTGIDPHSALRGAVSEREALDQIFKGIRKGLKANNCQRAIMVAHNASFDHGFVMAAAERADIKRNPFHPFATFDTAALAGLALGQTVLAKACKAAGMKFDGKEAHSALYDTQKTTELFCLIVNRWKALGGWPLAPIETDTVGAEVTEAEAVTQPPTAAAAQDNESL; via the coding sequence ATGACGGCAACAGCAACTTTAACGCAGCTTAACGAACGCTTTCGTGGCTACTACCCGGTAGTGATCGACGTGGAAACCGGTGGCTTTAACGCCAAAACCGATGCCTTGCTTGAAATTGCCGCTATTACCCTAAAAATGGATAAAAATGGCTGGTTAGTGCCGGATCAAACGTTTCATTTTCATGTAGCTCCCTTTGAAGGTGCCAACCTAGAGCCCGCCGCCCTCGCCTTTACCGGCATAGATCCGCACAGTGCACTACGCGGTGCTGTGAGTGAGCGTGAAGCACTGGATCAAATTTTTAAAGGGATTCGCAAAGGTTTAAAAGCCAATAATTGCCAGCGCGCCATTATGGTGGCGCACAACGCCTCTTTTGATCATGGTTTTGTGATGGCGGCCGCCGAGCGTGCTGATATAAAGCGCAATCCTTTTCACCCTTTTGCCACTTTTGACACTGCTGCTCTGGCAGGTTTGGCTCTGGGACAAACCGTACTGGCGAAAGCCTGTAAAGCGGCGGGCATGAAATTTGATGGTAAAGAAGCACACAGCGCACTCTATGACACGCAAAAAACCACTGAGTTATTTTGCTTAATCGTCAACCGCTGGAAAGCCCTTGGCGGCTGGCCATTGGCCCCCATAGAAACCGATACCGTCGGCGCTGAAGTAACAGAAGCAGAAGCAGTAACGCAACCGCCAACAGCCGCGGCGGCTCAAGATAACGAGTCGCTGTAG